The proteins below are encoded in one region of Hordeum vulgare subsp. vulgare chromosome 3H, MorexV3_pseudomolecules_assembly, whole genome shotgun sequence:
- the LOC123441218 gene encoding protein CLT1, chloroplastic-like isoform X1, protein MHSGSGAGDSLQSTGILWPLLMIISFFLQAVDTVLKEIIFIDAAKNLKGGSVDLFVVNSYGSAYQAIFMCLLFPFLSKLWGIPFHLLPTYIRDGAACFLNMGSLSAADEYCTPRVIKSLKK, encoded by the exons ATGCATAGTGGATCTGGTGCTGGTGATTCACTACAAAGTACTGGAATTTTGTGGCCACTGCTAATGATAATATCATTCTTTCTACAAGCTGTTGATACAGTATTGAAG GAAATAATATTTATAGATGCTGCGAAGAATTTGAAG GGTGGCTCAGTTGATCTTTTTGTCGTCAACTCGTATGGCTCTGCTTATCAA GCTATTTTTATGTGTCTCTTGTTTCCATTCTTGTCAAAGTTATGGGGTATACCGTTCCATCTACTGCCAACATACATCAGAGATGGTGCAGCCTGCTTTCTAAATATGGGCTCGTTATCTGCTG CAGATGAGTACTGCACTCCTCGTGTTATCAAGTCACTCAAGAAATAA
- the LOC123441218 gene encoding protein CLT1, chloroplastic-like isoform X2: MHSGSGAGDSLQSTGILWPLLMIISFFLQAVDTVLKEIIFIDAAKNLKGGSVDLFVVNSYGSAYQAIFMCLLFPFLSKLWGIPFHLLPTYIRDGAACFLNMGSLSADEYCTPRVIKSLKK, from the exons ATGCATAGTGGATCTGGTGCTGGTGATTCACTACAAAGTACTGGAATTTTGTGGCCACTGCTAATGATAATATCATTCTTTCTACAAGCTGTTGATACAGTATTGAAG GAAATAATATTTATAGATGCTGCGAAGAATTTGAAG GGTGGCTCAGTTGATCTTTTTGTCGTCAACTCGTATGGCTCTGCTTATCAA GCTATTTTTATGTGTCTCTTGTTTCCATTCTTGTCAAAGTTATGGGGTATACCGTTCCATCTACTGCCAACATACATCAGAGATGGTGCAGCCTGCTTTCTAAATATGGGCTCGTTATCTGCTG ATGAGTACTGCACTCCTCGTGTTATCAAGTCACTCAAGAAATAA